Sequence from the Catenuloplanes indicus genome:
CCGAGATCCGCCGCGATCCGGACCCTCCGGGCTGCGGCCTCAGCGCCGATGATGGCAGCGCCAGCCATCCCGGCACACACCAGAAACAGCCCCACCACCGCGACCAGCAGCGACGCGCCCCCTCGATCCGGCGCCGCCGCTCTCCGCACCACAGGTCTCCGCGAAACCACCCACCGCACGCCTCGCCGGCGCGTCACACGCAGTGCCGGCGCCGCTTGCCGAGGCATCAGAGTTGCAGGCGGCGCCGTGGCCTGAGACCCCGTGTCCCGAGCCGGCCAGACCGGAGGCCGCACGCCGCGGAGCGGCGCGTTCGGAGATGGAGCGGTGCACGGCGTTATGCCCCGGCCTGTGGGGCCGCGGACGGCCAGCAGCGGCCACGGTGACGCGTCCTGGGTGTGCCACGTGCTCTTCGGTGGCGTCGTTCGGGATCGGCTCATTCGGTGGTCACCGTGACGCCCGGTTCGATGGCGGCGATGGCCTCGCCGGTCGCGGTGATCTCGGGGATCTTCAGGCCCAGCGCACGGACCGGGACGGTCACCACGGCCCGGACGTGCTCGCCCTCCGGGACCAGCGTGACGGTCGCGCCCGGTGGTGCCGCGGCCGTGCCGGCGTCCATACCGGACTCGCCCCGGGCGGCGGCGAGCGCCGCGTCCCGGGCGGCGTCGTAGCACCTGCCTCGATCTGTCACGGCCGTCACGGCGGTGAGGCCCGCCCCTAGAAGCAGCACCAGCGCCGGGAGCGCCGCCGCGAATTCCGCGGTGAACGCGCCGCGATCCATCGGCTGCTCGTTGGTGCGCGCGGATGCGGCGTTTTCGGTGCCGAGCACGCCGGGGGCGGCCGTAGCGATGGTCGAGCTCGCGACCCGTGCGCCTACCGCGGACTCGGTCGACGGCGGGCTTGCACCGGTCGGAGTGACGGGCGTGCCTGATCTGTTGAGGCGCACCGCCGACGTGACGGCATCAAGCAGGTGAGCGATGCGGCTGCGGCGATGGTGGCGCCCTCGGTAGCGAAGGGCGGCAACGTCACGCGTGATCATTTCAAAGCTCTTTCGATGATCTCCGCGAGCGATTTCTGGATGTTAGGGCTGGTCAGGACCTTCAGTAGGACCGCGGCAAAGGCGACCGCAGCGAGTGTGCCGACGGCGTACTCGGCGGTGTTCATCCCGGCGTCGCCTCGCAGGCGGCGGAGGAGCGTGCGGATGCGGGCACCGATCGGGCCAAGCGGTGAATTGATCATGGATGTTCCCCTCTTCTGGCTGGTTACAGCAGGTCGTCGAGGACGGCGATGATCACCGGCGCGAGGCCGGCGAGGACGAAGGCGGGCAGGAAGCAAAGGCCCAGTGGCAGCACCACGAGCACGCCGGCACGGTGGGCGGCCATCTGCGCGGCAATGGCACGATCGGCCCGCACATCGTCGGCGAGCCGGGTGAGCGCGCCCGCCAGCGCGGCACCACTCGTGCTCGACCTGATCGCGGCCGAGACCAGACGCTCCGCGCCCGGCACCGGTGACAGGTAGGCCCAGGCTTCCTCGGCCGGTGCGCCGAGTCGCAGCGATCGCGCCACCCGCCCGAGGTGAAGGGCGAGCGGCCCACCGAGCGCCTCGGCGACCGCATCGGCGGCCCGGTCGACCGGCGCTCCCGCGCGGAGCGTGGCCGACAGCAGATCCGCGGCGAGCGGCAGGTCGGCGATCGCCTGAAGTCGCAGCGCGCGGGCGGAGGCCGATTCCAGGCGACGCAGGACCAGAAACGTCCCGACGGCAGCAACCACGCCGAACCCGATCCCGGCCGGCCCGCCCACCAGCACCGCCGCCGCAGATCCACCGCCGAGCGCACCAGCGATCAGCAACATCGGCCGCGGCCGGTCTTGCCCGCCGGATTCCGAAGCGGGCTGCCCGCCACCACCGAACGGCACGGATCGCCGGCCACCGATCGGAACCGCACGACGGACACCAAGGCTGGGAACGGTCTGCCCACCCCAACCGGCCGGCACCGCCCGCCCGCCACCACGGCTCGGAACGGGCTGCCCGCTACGGCTGGCCGGCGTCGGCCGTCGGCTAACTCGCTCTCGCAAGCCGGACTGTGTGTCAGCCACGCCCGGAACGGGGATCCGGCTGACCGGATCCTCATCGCTGTGCGCGGCAAAGGACCGATCGCGGGCTGCGGTCCCCGTCGCCGAGGCGGAGGTATCCGGCGGATCGTCGGCCTCGGCCGGCATCGGGAGACTCGCCGCCACAGAGACTTCCGCCGGTGCCGGAATTTCGGCCGGCGCCAGAATTTCAGCCGACGCCGGGATTTCAGCGGCAGCAGAAAACTCGGCCGTCCCGGGAACCCCGGCCGAGGCCGGAACCACAGCCGCAGCAGAAAGCCGTGCTGTCGCAGGAACTCCGGCTGCCGCAGGCAGTCGGGCCGCCGCACTGTCGCGAAGTGTGTCGGGCCGACGCTCGAAGCCCGCGCAGAACGCCGCCCGCAAAGTGCCAGGAGCAGTATCAAGGCGCCAGGAATGTCGAGTCAGCCCGGTGAAGAACTGACTCGGGGGCGACACGTGGGTGCTGACCGCCGTCCCTCCCACGGCCGCCGCCTGATGCGGCGATGCATCGTCGCCTGCGGCGGCGTGTGGTGCCGCGGGGCGGCTGATGTTCGGATCCCGGCCCGTCCGCAGGAAGGCAATCGGCAGGTCATGGGTTTCAGCGGCCGCGCGCCTCCGAATCGCTGCCCCGCGCGGGGCCACATCGGGCGGGCGCGGGCCGCCGGCGTACTCGGCGGAGATCGGCTCGGCCCGTGCGACGCCGCGCGGGGCGCGGAAAAGTCCTCTGTGCTGGAGCAACTCCGGTGCCCAGACACCGGCCAGCAATGCCGCTCCCACCACGGCTGACAGCGTGACCACCCAGCTCACGACGCCGGTCTCGCAATCGCCACCATGCGGGCGACCACCGCCGTGCGCAAGGCCGCAGCTCGCCGGGCCGGACCGAAGCGCCGGAAGGCACCGGGCGGTGAAGCCTGTCCGCCGCGTCGTCCCAGCAGCGCGGCGACGAGCGACAGCAACACGTCGCAACGGGGCCGGCCGGCACCGGGAACCGGCAGGCCGCCGATGCAGTCGACGACCGCGCGGCCTGGCAAAGGCATCGGCGTGCCACACACCACGGGTCGCTTCGAGGTCAGCGACCCCGACGCCACCGGCGTCAGGCGCGGCCGGGCCTGAGCAAGCGACGTCAGGCGCGGCCAGGCCGGCGCAAGCGACGTCAGTTCCGGCCACATTCGCGCAAGCGGCGCCCAGTCCCGCCAGGCCGGCGCAAGCGGCGTCAAATCCAGCTGAGCAGGCCTGAGCGGCGCGAGGTCGTGCCAGTCCAGCGTGAGGGGTGCCAGATCCGGCAAGGCCGGCGCGAGCGGTGTCGGGGACAAAGTCATCATGGTGTGCTCCCTGAAGTAGCGAGCCGGTTCGCCCACGCGAGCCCGGCCGACTGGAGGATCACGGCGCCGATGGCGCAGGCGGCGCCGATGGGGGTGTGGAGCAGGACGTGCAGTGGGTCGACGCCCATGAAGGCGCCCAGGACCAGGCCGCCGGCCGGCAGCGCCGCGAGCAGCCAGGCGGTGGCACGTGCGCCGGCGGCCTCGGCGTCCGCGGCGGCCTGGCCGCGCGCCATCGCGCGGGTGTCGGACTCGATGCGTTCGACGAGGTCGGCCACGGGTGCGCCGGTGCGTTCCGCGAGTCGCCAGGCTGCCGTGGTGAGGCGCCCGATGCGCGGGTCCGGCAGGGTGGGCGGGTCGGTGTGCGGCAGACCGGCCCGTAGGTCCGCGGCGAGTGTGCAGAGCATGTCCAGCGTCCGGGTGCGTGCTCGTGCGGCGGACCGTGCCGCCTGCCTGCGCAGTGCACCGCGCACGCCGAGGCGGCAGTAGACGGCCACCAGCATGCCCACCGGTCCGGCCACCACAAGTCCGGCCAGCGCGGACGATCCGGCGACGACCGCGACCAGCAAACGTTGACCGCCGGTCGTGCGCGGCAGCCGTACCGGCATACGACGAGCCGCCCGGCGCCGGCCGTTCTCCTCGCCGGGCGCACCCGGCGCCGATACCGGCTCTCGGTCGTCATCCGGCGACGTGCTGCCGGTATCGACCACCGGCCCGGCGGCGCTCGACCGGAGCGGCTGGTCGCCGAGGCCGGACGGCTTCGGCACCAGCGGGGCGGGACCCGGTTCCTCGATCGGCGTGAACCGCCCGCTGGCCCCGTCGAAACGGAAAACAGCCGGCCGCCCACCCGCAGCGGCCGTTTCCGCCAGCAATCCGACCTCGGCGGCTTTCCTTTGCGTCGCCGCCTGCGCGAAGAGGCCCGCCCGCGCCGGCACCGCGTACCGTTCGGGACCTGTGTGGGAGCGGAACCGGAACGCCGCCATCCCGGCCAGCACCGCCACCGTCGCGGCCAGCACCGAGACCGCAGCCCAGAACGTGCTCACGACGCACCACCGCGCTCCGGGCGGGGCCGGGGCCGCAGTGGAGTCACCCCGCCCGCACCGGACGTGACCGGCGCGGACACCGGCACCCGCAGCAGGTGCGGCACCGGCACCTG
This genomic interval carries:
- a CDS encoding Rv3654c family TadE-like protein, giving the protein MSRSRTTPPKSTWHTQDASPWPLLAVRGPTGRGITPCTAPSPNAPLRGVRPPVWPARDTGSQATAPPATLMPRQAAPALRVTRRRGVRWVVSRRPVVRRAAAPDRGGASLLVAVVGLFLVCAGMAGAAIIGAEAAARRVRIAADLGVLAGAPLIPRGESMACERAARVITANGARTASCDAEGLTLIVRVELDAEPWPGLRATIHAEARAGPATAPAEPGDLADPAPSVTGTPASSARPSRCQAAWDVGDGAGVRTLMAIRS
- a CDS encoding TadE family type IV pilus minor pilin; this encodes MITRDVAALRYRGRHHRRSRIAHLLDAVTSAVRLNRSGTPVTPTGASPPSTESAVGARVASSTIATAAPGVLGTENAASARTNEQPMDRGAFTAEFAAALPALVLLLGAGLTAVTAVTDRGRCYDAARDAALAAARGESGMDAGTAAAPPGATVTLVPEGEHVRAVVTVPVRALGLKIPEITATGEAIAAIEPGVTVTTE
- a CDS encoding DUF4244 domain-containing protein, which translates into the protein MNTAEYAVGTLAAVAFAAVLLKVLTSPNIQKSLAEIIERALK
- a CDS encoding type II secretion system F family protein, producing MGGRRSVPFGGGGQPASESGGQDRPRPMLLIAGALGGGSAAAVLVGGPAGIGFGVVAAVGTFLVLRRLESASARALRLQAIADLPLAADLLSATLRAGAPVDRAADAVAEALGGPLALHLGRVARSLRLGAPAEEAWAYLSPVPGAERLVSAAIRSSTSGAALAGALTRLADDVRADRAIAAQMAAHRAGVLVVLPLGLCFLPAFVLAGLAPVIIAVLDDLL
- a CDS encoding type II secretion system F family protein, producing MSTFWAAVSVLAATVAVLAGMAAFRFRSHTGPERYAVPARAGLFAQAATQRKAAEVGLLAETAAAGGRPAVFRFDGASGRFTPIEEPGPAPLVPKPSGLGDQPLRSSAAGPVVDTGSTSPDDDREPVSAPGAPGEENGRRRAARRMPVRLPRTTGGQRLLVAVVAGSSALAGLVVAGPVGMLVAVYCRLGVRGALRRQAARSAARARTRTLDMLCTLAADLRAGLPHTDPPTLPDPRIGRLTTAAWRLAERTGAPVADLVERIESDTRAMARGQAAADAEAAGARATAWLLAALPAGGLVLGAFMGVDPLHVLLHTPIGAACAIGAVILQSAGLAWANRLATSGSTP